A region from the Salidesulfovibrio onnuriiensis genome encodes:
- a CDS encoding HD-GYP domain-containing protein, which produces MVDDKAAHKKLMGIIQEIAAGNYSDDIMALTGPEYPSDVQELAEAVGMMMVKIEAREFHLEQLLERIKINSLQTVTSIATALGRRDEYTEGHGDRVGAYSARLALRMGLSDEEVEDVRIAGILHDIGKIGFSDRMFCNEDTSMNEAMMLEIRSHPQWGYDILSSLNFLGPVLEYVYAHHERLDGRGYPRGLEGDEIPLGARILGVVDCFDAMTTDRPYQRGRPAEVALATLGSMADSGALDPDVVEAFMEEIEEGGLEM; this is translated from the coding sequence ATGGTCGACGACAAAGCCGCGCACAAGAAGCTCATGGGCATCATCCAGGAGATCGCCGCCGGCAATTATTCGGATGACATCATGGCCCTGACCGGCCCCGAATATCCGTCCGACGTGCAGGAGCTGGCCGAGGCCGTGGGCATGATGATGGTCAAGATCGAGGCCAGGGAATTCCACCTCGAACAGCTGCTGGAACGCATCAAGATCAATTCGCTGCAGACCGTGACCTCCATTGCCACGGCCCTGGGCCGCCGCGACGAGTATACCGAGGGGCATGGCGACCGGGTGGGGGCCTACAGCGCCCGCCTGGCCCTGCGCATGGGGCTTTCCGACGAGGAGGTCGAGGACGTGCGCATTGCGGGCATCCTGCACGACATCGGCAAGATCGGCTTCAGCGACCGCATGTTCTGCAACGAGGACACCTCCATGAACGAGGCCATGATGCTGGAGATTCGCTCCCATCCGCAATGGGGCTATGACATCCTGTCGAGCCTGAATTTCCTGGGGCCGGTGCTCGAATACGTCTACGCGCACCATGAGCGCCTGGACGGACGCGGTTATCCGCGCGGCCTGGAAGGGGACGAGATCCCCCTGGGCGCGCGGATCCTGGGCGTGGTGGACTGCTTTGACGCCATGACCACGGACCGGCCCTACCAGCGCGGCAGGCCCGCCGAAGTGGCCCTGGCCACCCTGGGCAGCATGGCCGATTCCGGCGCCCTGGATCCCGATGTGGTGGAGGCGTTCATGGAGGAGATCGAGGAGGGCGGCCTGGAAATGTAG
- a CDS encoding GGDEF domain-containing protein: MKGNMRRGERPELMWGLGLTEAQKEQIENAVGPGFFLRNFPEGKLPWNKELNQAERPSATWIPMKVWKQISDNRKDEYKRLEETQRILIQDEQDEPVEMEQVLEQGFLTVVTSPLTRRKVQDAVFRAKEVTSMYSDIYRMTEEIMLERELLARKTDQLLFLNRILTVCTESLDPAIILANAKENLNMLLPVYEMHAVFWHHHEATGFTDVEMFLDRKADAKQENEWVETLMDCAERMGGGAIGGFQMTHIDPLNRPAMGTAERHGRVVTMPLSAGNAHFGSLVLTVDSEVRMGKDEVETFKAAASHLGLALRNALTFKEVKLRADHDALTRIYNRHTFDDRLVYELKRRQRYGHELSLLMVDLDHFKGVNDTYGHKAGDMVLKEMGTILRKALRSTDLAARYGGEEFVVLLPHTTEKDAHMLAERIRSRVEATVFSSEGVQFSVTASIGVASIESGCLSRDEDLLLKADKALYEAKNNGRNMVVVSKIHETVQQARQ, translated from the coding sequence ATGAAGGGAAACATGAGACGCGGAGAACGCCCCGAATTGATGTGGGGCCTCGGTTTGACCGAAGCGCAGAAGGAACAGATCGAAAATGCAGTCGGTCCCGGGTTCTTCCTAAGAAACTTCCCCGAGGGCAAGCTGCCCTGGAACAAGGAACTCAACCAGGCGGAAAGACCTTCCGCCACGTGGATACCCATGAAGGTTTGGAAGCAGATTTCGGACAACCGGAAGGACGAATACAAGCGTCTGGAGGAAACCCAGCGCATCCTGATCCAGGATGAGCAGGACGAGCCCGTGGAAATGGAGCAGGTCCTGGAGCAGGGCTTCCTGACCGTGGTCACCTCCCCCCTGACCCGCCGCAAGGTGCAGGACGCCGTGTTCCGGGCCAAGGAAGTCACCAGCATGTACTCGGACATCTACCGCATGACCGAGGAAATCATGCTGGAGCGCGAACTGCTCGCCCGCAAGACCGACCAGCTTCTGTTCCTCAACCGTATCCTGACCGTCTGCACCGAGAGCCTTGACCCGGCCATCATCCTGGCGAACGCCAAGGAAAACCTGAACATGCTCCTGCCCGTGTACGAGATGCACGCGGTTTTCTGGCATCATCACGAGGCCACCGGTTTCACGGACGTGGAAATGTTCCTGGACCGCAAGGCCGACGCCAAGCAGGAAAACGAGTGGGTGGAAACCCTCATGGACTGCGCCGAACGCATGGGCGGCGGAGCCATCGGCGGCTTCCAGATGACCCATATCGATCCGCTCAACCGCCCGGCCATGGGCACGGCGGAGCGCCACGGCCGCGTGGTGACCATGCCCCTTTCCGCCGGCAACGCCCACTTCGGGTCCCTGGTCCTCACCGTGGACAGCGAAGTGCGCATGGGCAAGGACGAAGTGGAGACCTTCAAGGCTGCGGCCAGCCACCTGGGCCTGGCCCTGCGCAACGCCCTGACCTTCAAGGAGGTCAAGCTGCGCGCCGACCACGACGCCCTGACCCGCATCTACAACCGTCACACCTTTGACGACAGGCTGGTCTACGAGCTCAAGCGCCGCCAGCGCTACGGGCACGAACTGTCCCTGCTCATGGTCGACCTGGACCACTTCAAGGGCGTCAACGACACCTACGGCCACAAGGCCGGGGACATGGTGCTCAAGGAAATGGGCACCATCCTGCGCAAGGCGCTGCGCTCCACTGACCTGGCCGCCCGTTACGGGGGCGAGGAGTTCGTGGTCCTGCTGCCGCATACCACCGAAAAGGACGCCCACATGCTGGCCGAGCGCATCCGCTCCCGCGTGGAGGCAACGGTCTTTTCCTCCGAGGGCGTCCAGTTCTCGGTGACCGCCAGCATCGGCGTGGCCTCCATCGAGTCCGGCTGCCTCTCCCGCGACGAGGACCTGCTGCTCAAGGCGGACAAGGCCCTGTACGAGGCCAAGAACAACGGCCGCAACATGGTCGTGGTCTCCAAGATCCACGAAACCGTGCAGCAGGCGCGGCAATAG
- a CDS encoding glycosyltransferase family 4 protein, with product MGTQKGFWGTLDQFYESGGILGRKVANARFMDFLLAADPFDEYHFFLNSQPARRDLRATLASLAPNIAAREGFKVMDRRELPDALARGGYRCFHQSDCITYQPHLARLRNAYSPEIFPITGVTHSLSYADYARQFLQHLWPGATPRDCIVSTSTAGVRAVEQYLEALRRDYGLSDAFARPSVRRVPLGIDPGTYTPGQGGGEVCNILVFGRISHFSKMDLLPLFRALHRLFADGLDPSGVRLVLGGWTEDEDDFTPTLGELARNIGLELVIEARPTEAEKVRIFREADIFVTIADNPQETFGITVLEAAAFGLPCIASDYDGYKDLVVDGETGIRVPTVGAVSTLDADLMAPFVFDSQYHLMLAQQTVVRIPDLAEAIRSLVENSDLRRSMGAAARRRVEENYSWSAVIRQYVQLWDELWREPVDEEALRALRHPGHITYSEIFGHYCTQNLSPDMALRTGRTGEAMYRGKDFPLLYAGMERIIDPEVLRKIAFLARKSIHCDELLRKIAEISSAMLRDRAEYHVLWALKHDILELQ from the coding sequence ATGGGAACACAAAAAGGATTTTGGGGGACACTGGACCAGTTTTACGAAAGCGGCGGCATTCTGGGCCGCAAGGTCGCCAATGCCCGGTTCATGGATTTTCTCCTGGCCGCCGACCCCTTCGACGAATACCATTTCTTTCTGAACAGCCAGCCAGCGCGCCGTGACCTGCGGGCGACCTTGGCCTCCCTGGCTCCGAACATCGCGGCCAGGGAAGGGTTCAAGGTCATGGACCGCAGGGAGCTGCCCGACGCCCTGGCCAGGGGCGGCTACCGCTGCTTTCACCAGTCCGACTGCATCACCTACCAGCCCCACCTGGCCCGGCTGCGCAACGCCTACAGTCCGGAAATCTTTCCCATAACCGGCGTGACCCATTCCCTGAGCTATGCGGACTACGCCCGCCAGTTCCTGCAGCACCTCTGGCCCGGCGCAACCCCGCGCGACTGCATCGTCTCCACCTCCACGGCCGGGGTCCGGGCCGTGGAACAGTACCTGGAGGCCCTGCGCCGCGACTACGGGCTGAGCGACGCCTTTGCCCGGCCCAGCGTGCGCCGCGTGCCGCTGGGTATCGACCCCGGCACCTACACCCCGGGCCAGGGCGGCGGCGAAGTTTGCAACATCCTGGTCTTCGGGCGCATCTCGCATTTTTCCAAGATGGACCTGCTGCCCCTGTTCCGGGCCCTGCACCGGCTGTTCGCGGACGGGCTGGATCCTTCGGGCGTGCGCCTGGTCCTGGGCGGCTGGACCGAGGACGAGGACGACTTCACCCCCACCCTGGGCGAACTGGCCAGGAACATCGGCCTGGAGCTGGTTATCGAGGCCCGGCCCACCGAGGCGGAAAAGGTGCGCATCTTCCGCGAGGCCGACATCTTTGTGACCATTGCCGACAACCCGCAGGAGACCTTCGGGATCACCGTGCTGGAAGCCGCGGCCTTCGGGCTGCCCTGCATCGCCTCGGACTACGACGGGTACAAGGACCTGGTGGTGGACGGGGAAACCGGCATCCGGGTTCCCACGGTGGGCGCTGTCTCCACCCTGGACGCGGACCTCATGGCCCCGTTCGTCTTCGACAGCCAGTATCACCTCATGCTGGCCCAGCAGACCGTGGTGCGCATCCCGGACCTGGCCGAAGCTATCCGGTCGCTGGTGGAAAATTCGGACCTGCGCCGCTCCATGGGCGCCGCCGCCCGCAGGCGCGTGGAGGAAAACTATTCCTGGAGCGCGGTCATCCGGCAGTATGTGCAGCTCTGGGACGAGCTTTGGCGGGAGCCCGTGGACGAGGAAGCCCTGCGCGCCCTGCGCCATCCCGGGCACATCACCTATTCGGAGATCTTCGGCCACTACTGCACGCAAAACCTTTCGCCGGACATGGCGCTCAGGACCGGGCGCACGGGCGAGGCCATGTACCGGGGCAAGGACTTCCCCCTGCTCTATGCGGGCATGGAGCGGATCATCGATCCCGAGGTGCTCAGGAAAATCGCCTTCCTGGCCAGAAAATCCATCCATTGCGACGAGTTGCTTCGAAAAATCGCCGAGATTTCCTCCGCCATGCTGCGGGACAGGGCAGAATATCATGTCCTGTGGGCCCTGAAGCATGACATTCTCGAACTCCAGTAG
- a CDS encoding glycosyltransferase family 1 protein, whose protein sequence is MKTCIFLPPVRKPTGGVTVLRQIADILHQSGREACLVARDRSGWRPEGLADAAPVLDWEKLDLSPEDIWLVPEGWVNALAPGLEARARCYSYVQNWAYLFSSLPPGVTWAQLPASFLSVSAPVAHFVREATGRDSLVLRPGIDRSIFQAPEAKPGGKPRIAFMPRKNKALAAQIRAVFENRNGPDRARWLEVEGLDTFGVAEALRSSHIFLMTGFPEGCPLPPWRPWPAAACPWASPAWAAGTICARPRKTRAFRPGGRCARFRGPATGCGARTATCWTRPCAWNRPWAGWNRARLNMPTPWRPGSGQPTPTPRHSNGKMS, encoded by the coding sequence ATGAAGACATGCATTTTCCTGCCGCCGGTCCGAAAGCCCACCGGCGGGGTCACCGTGCTGCGACAGATCGCCGACATCCTGCACCAGTCCGGCCGCGAGGCCTGCCTGGTGGCTCGCGACAGGTCGGGCTGGCGGCCCGAGGGCCTGGCCGACGCGGCCCCGGTGCTGGACTGGGAAAAACTGGATCTTTCGCCCGAGGACATCTGGCTGGTGCCCGAGGGCTGGGTCAACGCGCTGGCCCCGGGCCTGGAGGCCCGCGCCCGCTGCTACAGCTACGTGCAGAACTGGGCCTATCTCTTTTCCTCCCTGCCCCCGGGCGTGACCTGGGCCCAGCTGCCCGCCTCGTTCCTGTCCGTATCCGCCCCCGTGGCCCATTTTGTCCGGGAAGCCACGGGCAGGGATTCCCTCGTGCTCCGGCCGGGGATCGACCGTTCCATCTTCCAGGCTCCCGAAGCCAAGCCCGGCGGCAAGCCGCGCATCGCCTTCATGCCGCGCAAGAACAAGGCCCTGGCCGCCCAGATCCGCGCGGTGTTCGAAAACCGCAACGGGCCGGACCGGGCCCGCTGGCTGGAGGTGGAAGGCCTGGACACCTTCGGGGTGGCCGAAGCCCTGCGGTCGAGCCACATTTTTCTCATGACCGGGTTCCCGGAGGGGTGCCCGCTGCCCCCCTGGAGGCCATGGCCTGCGGCTGCCTGCCCGTGGGCTTCACCGGCCTGGGCGGCTGGGACTATATGCGCCAGGCCCAGGAAAACCCGCGCTTTTCGCCCTGGTGGCCGGTGCGCGAGGTTCCGTGGTCCGGCAACGGGCTGTGGTGCGCGGACGGCGACGTGCTGGACGCGGCCCTGTGCCTGGAACAGGCCGTGGGCTGGGTGGAATCGGGCGCGCCTGAATATGCCGACGCCCTGGAGGCCGGGCAGCGGACAGCCGACGCCTACTCCACGGCACAGCAACGGGAAAATGTCCTGA
- the nhaB gene encoding sodium/proton antiporter NhaB: protein MTLGQAFKANLLGNAPNWYKLCILAFLIINPIIWFAVPGGHFIAGWVLICEFIFTLAMALKCYPLPAGGLLALQAVAMGMTSAKSVFHEAENNFEVILLLIFMVAGIYFMKDLLQFTFTKMLVRIRSKIVISLLFSFAGAFLSAFLDALTVTAVIIAVAYGFYNVYHRWASGVDMSCSHDLCNDDTAEMNREDLVTFRAYLRNLMMHGAVGTALGGVCTIVGEPQNLLIGTEMGWHFMDFFIMVAPISMPVLATGLLTCVCLEHFKLFGYGHRMPGNVRSILMEQSARDEAKRGARGRMKLIIQALTGVWLVLALGFHLAEVGIIGLSVIVILTSFNGFTEEHQLGKAFEEALPFTALLVVFFSIVAVIHDNHLFAPVIHFVLDMQGQTQLAAYYLANGLLSMISDNVFVATVYITETKMHFESVLSALPGVTDGAALMDRLTDAELVRADVIASLPQGIQQTVATTMTKFDHLAVAINTGTNIPSVATPNGQAAFLFLLTSALAPVIRLSYGRMVILALPYTITMSLAGLFATWHMEDIMHFMGY, encoded by the coding sequence ATGACCCTTGGACAAGCCTTTAAGGCAAACCTGCTGGGCAACGCTCCCAACTGGTACAAACTCTGTATCCTGGCGTTCCTGATCATCAACCCGATCATCTGGTTCGCGGTGCCTGGCGGCCACTTCATTGCCGGCTGGGTGCTCATCTGCGAATTCATCTTCACCCTGGCCATGGCACTCAAGTGCTACCCGCTGCCTGCGGGCGGTCTGCTGGCCCTTCAGGCCGTGGCAATGGGCATGACCAGCGCCAAAAGCGTCTTCCATGAAGCCGAAAACAACTTCGAGGTCATCCTGCTGCTGATCTTCATGGTGGCGGGCATCTACTTCATGAAGGACCTGCTGCAGTTCACCTTCACCAAAATGCTGGTCCGCATCCGGTCCAAGATCGTCATCTCCCTGCTCTTCAGCTTCGCGGGCGCGTTCCTGTCCGCCTTCCTGGACGCCCTGACCGTCACCGCGGTGATCATCGCCGTGGCCTACGGCTTCTACAACGTCTACCATCGGTGGGCGTCCGGCGTGGACATGAGCTGCTCCCACGACCTGTGCAACGACGACACCGCAGAGATGAACCGCGAGGATCTCGTGACCTTCCGCGCCTATCTGCGCAACCTGATGATGCACGGCGCCGTGGGTACGGCCCTGGGCGGCGTGTGCACCATCGTGGGCGAGCCCCAGAACCTGCTCATCGGCACTGAAATGGGCTGGCACTTCATGGACTTCTTCATCATGGTCGCCCCCATCTCCATGCCCGTGCTGGCCACCGGCCTGCTGACCTGTGTCTGCCTGGAGCATTTCAAGCTCTTCGGCTACGGGCACCGCATGCCGGGCAACGTGCGGTCCATCCTCATGGAACAGTCGGCCCGCGACGAAGCCAAACGCGGCGCACGTGGCCGGATGAAGCTCATCATCCAGGCCCTCACGGGCGTCTGGCTGGTGCTGGCCCTGGGTTTCCACCTTGCCGAGGTGGGCATCATCGGCCTGTCGGTCATCGTCATCCTGACCTCCTTCAACGGTTTTACCGAGGAACACCAGCTCGGCAAGGCCTTTGAAGAGGCCCTGCCCTTCACCGCATTGCTGGTGGTCTTCTTCTCCATCGTGGCCGTGATCCACGACAACCACCTGTTCGCCCCGGTCATCCACTTCGTGCTTGATATGCAAGGACAGACCCAGTTGGCGGCCTACTATCTGGCCAACGGCCTGCTCTCCATGATTTCGGACAACGTGTTCGTGGCCACCGTGTACATCACCGAGACCAAGATGCACTTTGAAAGCGTTCTGAGCGCCCTGCCCGGCGTGACGGACGGCGCCGCCCTCATGGACAGGCTCACCGATGCGGAACTGGTCCGCGCCGACGTGATCGCCTCCTTGCCGCAGGGCATCCAGCAAACCGTGGCCACCACCATGACCAAGTTCGACCATTTGGCCGTGGCCATCAACACCGGCACCAACATCCCCAGCGTGGCGACCCCCAACGGGCAGGCAGCCTTCCTGTTCCTGCTGACCTCGGCCCTGGCCCCGGTCATCCGCCTGTCCTACGGCCGCATGGTCATACTGGCCCTGCCGTACACCATCACCATGTCCCTGGCCGGCCTTTTCGCGACCTGGCACATGGAAGACATCATGCACTTCATGGGCTACTAG
- a CDS encoding NmrA family NAD(P)-binding protein has translation MQIFVTGAAGTVGSAMVGELKARGFSVVAGVREESRGQGLGADEVRAMDLAAPETIFHAMQGCRGMVLVLPLVEQMKKYGHNAVLAAKEAGIEHIVRSSGMGSSFDAHWRLGREHGAVDLAVEQSGLGHTILRPNVFMQNFTTHLAGAVKRGVLPLPYKEARVSYTDVRDIAACAAAVFENRGEHDGKVYALTGPEPLTGADVASILSDAGVPVEYAPVEEPEYRQALLDAGAPQWNVDMLVSLARIIRRDMAWNVTGAVEYLTGAKPRSLAAFAAEHAHIWK, from the coding sequence ATGCAGATTTTCGTGACCGGTGCGGCTGGCACCGTGGGCTCGGCAATGGTGGGGGAACTGAAGGCGCGCGGATTTTCCGTGGTGGCGGGAGTGCGCGAGGAGTCCCGCGGGCAGGGGCTTGGCGCGGACGAGGTCCGGGCCATGGACCTGGCCGCCCCGGAAACCATTTTTCACGCCATGCAGGGGTGCCGGGGGATGGTCCTGGTGCTGCCCCTGGTGGAGCAGATGAAGAAATACGGCCATAATGCGGTGCTGGCCGCCAAGGAGGCGGGCATCGAGCACATTGTCCGTTCCTCGGGCATGGGTTCCTCGTTCGATGCGCATTGGAGGCTGGGCCGCGAGCACGGGGCCGTGGACCTGGCCGTGGAGCAGAGCGGCCTGGGCCACACCATCCTGCGGCCCAACGTGTTTATGCAGAATTTCACCACCCATCTTGCCGGAGCCGTGAAGCGGGGCGTGCTACCCCTGCCTTACAAGGAGGCCAGGGTCAGCTACACGGACGTGCGCGACATCGCGGCCTGTGCGGCGGCGGTTTTCGAGAATCGCGGGGAGCACGACGGTAAGGTTTATGCCCTGACCGGCCCCGAGCCCCTGACCGGCGCGGACGTGGCCTCGATCCTTTCCGATGCGGGCGTTCCCGTCGAATATGCGCCCGTGGAGGAACCGGAATACAGGCAGGCGCTTCTGGATGCGGGCGCGCCCCAGTGGAACGTGGACATGCTGGTAAGCCTGGCGCGCATCATCCGCCGCGACATGGCCTGGAACGTGACCGGAGCCGTGGAATACCTCACCGGGGCAAAACCGCGCAGCCTGGCGGCCTTCGCGGCCGAGCACGCCCACATCTGGAAATAG
- a CDS encoding TIGR01777 family oxidoreductase, protein MRAIIAGGTGFIGRALCAELLENGWEVVILSRKPSRVGELFDGGVIGMDWDGGGHWDSVMGKDTVVVNLAGENIAGRWTEARKRRILESRLMAGQRLVDVISQVSVKPRAFVQASAVGYYGPHKSTPQNEECPPGTGFLADVTRQWEASTRTVGDMGVRRVVIRTGVVLGQGGALAKMLPLFRLFLGGPTGHGHQGMSWIHLADEAGAIRFLMENEEERGAYNLVAPAPCDNNRFAHTLGRVLGRPSWLRVPAAALRTLFGQMADEVLLTGQFALPEALQRAGYQFRFPDLEGALRDILSRDASGGPRG, encoded by the coding sequence ATGCGAGCTATCATTGCCGGTGGGACCGGCTTCATAGGCCGGGCCCTGTGCGCCGAGTTGCTGGAAAACGGATGGGAGGTCGTGATCCTTTCCCGCAAGCCATCCCGCGTGGGCGAGCTTTTTGACGGCGGGGTCATCGGCATGGACTGGGACGGCGGCGGGCACTGGGATTCCGTCATGGGCAAGGACACCGTGGTGGTCAACCTGGCCGGGGAAAACATCGCCGGCCGCTGGACCGAAGCCAGGAAGCGCCGCATCCTGGAAAGCAGGCTCATGGCCGGGCAGCGCCTGGTGGACGTCATTTCCCAGGTTTCGGTGAAGCCACGGGCCTTTGTCCAGGCCTCGGCAGTGGGCTATTACGGTCCGCACAAGAGCACGCCCCAGAACGAGGAGTGCCCTCCGGGCACGGGATTCCTGGCCGACGTGACCCGCCAGTGGGAGGCTTCCACCCGCACGGTGGGGGACATGGGCGTGCGCCGGGTGGTCATCCGCACCGGCGTGGTGCTCGGCCAGGGCGGGGCCCTGGCAAAAATGCTGCCCTTGTTCCGGCTGTTCCTGGGCGGCCCCACCGGGCACGGCCACCAGGGCATGTCCTGGATCCACCTGGCCGACGAAGCCGGGGCCATCCGGTTTCTCATGGAAAACGAGGAGGAGCGCGGGGCCTACAATCTGGTGGCGCCGGCTCCCTGCGACAACAACCGCTTTGCCCACACCCTGGGCCGGGTGCTCGGGCGGCCCTCCTGGCTGCGGGTCCCGGCCGCGGCCTTGCGCACGCTCTTCGGGCAGATGGCCGACGAAGTGCTGCTCACCGGGCAGTTCGCCCTGCCCGAGGCCCTGCAGCGCGCCGGGTACCAATTCCGATTTCCGGACCTGGAAGGGGCGCTGCGCGATATCTTGTCCCGGGATGCCTCCGGCGGCCCAAGGGGATAA